One segment of Salvia splendens isolate huo1 chromosome 20, SspV2, whole genome shotgun sequence DNA contains the following:
- the LOC121782039 gene encoding uncharacterized protein LOC121782039, producing MKSNTPFPPIFVKNNSSRAFSELRGMLKNIPQKTSSASSSLFSSILTKPANAISALVSTIRVPESIHDLQISVAPAQLAREQGVVLQDSSERLFNLPNNQPSGVLGGALVVAEKQVEAPLQHRRRSRIL from the exons ATGAAAAGCAATACGCCGTTTCCGCCG atttttgttaaaaataataGCTCAAGGGCATTTTCGGAATTGAGGGGTATGTTGAAGAACATCCCCCAGAAAACGAGCTCAGCTTCATCCTCTCTCTTTTCCTCCATTTTGACGAAACCAGCCAATGCCATCTCCGCCTTGGTCTCCACCATTCGAGTGCCGGAATCAATCCACGATCTCCAAATCAGCGTCGCACCAGCGCAGCTTGCCCGCGAGCAAGGGGTAGTCCTGCAGGACTCTTCCGAGAGACTCTTTAATCTGCCCAACAACCAGCCATCCGGAGTCCTCGGAGGAGCCCTTGTTGTAGCAGAGAAGCAGGTGGAAGCGCCGCTGCAGCACCGCCGCCGATCCCGCATTCTGTGA
- the LOC121782957 gene encoding uncharacterized protein LOC121782957, with the protein MGSRFCSLFLVHCWAFLILSVGFSSCEVAVKLLETPHAFSNRNYSTFSFQVLVGGNASICSHCSTTCKLDHGKDSACEGGRISYSRLLDGNHSFEVCTQGSRGVACASYNWTVDTVKPTAQITGATNFTSASRVSVNISFSEPCTGGFMCSTVNSCNLLVYGAGEVMPDTFKVIEPNMKYSVDVSVSKRVRYGRLILVMDKDFCTDNAGNQFTRTDNSSFVIHFDKRSVLVNMRTHVPEKLLQIGTETRTVLATNKDMFLKVYLYFTEPVMNSSTEILNSIDISQGSLVPISGSSCGKRRFGYQLTNMSNMAIVTVSLQSNLVITRQGTPVAPVSPVTFLYDSRRPTVRLSTTCDMRTKEKIILVMIKFMKPVFGFNSSHVSISGGHLQSFQEVTRRSYTAHIRADRDAISVYIPENVTSDVSGNGNVASNTLQVRHYSAPVESLVVSYFAIAAFGVTALVAGFLTVSTASLLSAGAYSKPSAILCSDPARNLFRVASHIQVFALSKWLSVTLPIEYYELTRGLQWSIPYFNLPWETGDQRSVMVGSTSPKDRLILVPKGHDSIFVEGLKPEAANVNSPKVFGLPLNPMEYAFYFASETAMPEAEYILDPHNSHGWRDFSRSMFWLAVTGGGLILLHALLLMILKFKRENKEKRSYGALIFPRFEIFLLILALPCISEASASLIKGATPSGTIVGVLILSLVAFVLLCLLIFLSFGITLGKLLQYKEVHQEGQTFHWYQELIRVTLGPGKRGQWTWKNERHSICLTILGPLFEDLRGPPKYMLSQISGSTITKPGDTIIASDDETEDAEAPFIQKLFGILRIYYTLLESVRRVALGIVAGAYSQTWSSRTPTIALLSITAFQLFFMVLKKPFIKKKLQLVEIISVTYELAIFASCLALLDRQLTPIDERRLGIAMVVVFILAFLVQMIKAWQALFKQIRQLDPIEYSFFIGLQNAAIGFAFLILPHWLIKNRLKRFPINNPGEGDSMRRNQSSGSREKPWLRQIREMARSSFSREGSSTTTDPSSSKVRWSGLWRSKRSGSSSASASASTSTDYKAKPMGLYKELEDIFASK; encoded by the exons ATGGGGTCAAGATTTTGTTCCTTGTTCCTTGTGCATTGTTGGGCTTTTCTGATTTTGAGTGTGGGATTCAGCAGCTGTGAAGTGGCTGTAAAGTTACTGGAGACTCCTCATGCATTCTCCAACAGAAATTACTCCACTTTCTCTTTCCAAGTTTTGGTGGGTGGCAATGCAAGCATCTGCTCCCACTGTTCCACCACTTGCAAG CTGGATCATGGCAAGGATTCAGCTTGTGAAGGTGGAAGGATATCTTATTCAAGACTGTTAGATGGGAACCATTCATTTGAGGTGTGCACACAAGGGTCCCGCGGAGTTGCCTGTGCGAGCTATAACTGGACCGTTG ACACGGTTAAACCCACAGCGCAAATAACAGGAGCGACAAACTTCACAAGTGCTTCTCGTGTTTCAGTGAACATATCTTTCAGTGAGCCATGTACTGGTGGTTTCATGTGCTCTACTGTAAATTCCTGCAAC CTTCTTGTTTATGGTGCTGGAGAGGTCATGCCTGATACATTCAAAGTAATCGAGCCAAACATGAAATACTCTGTTGATGTCAGCGTGTCTAAAAGAGTTCGATATGGACGCTTGATCCTGGTAATGGACAAAGATTTCTGCACAGACAATGCAGGAAACCAATTTACGAGAACAGATAATTCAAGTTTTGTTATACATTTTG ATAAAAGAAGTGTGCTTGTTAACATGAGAACTCATGTACCCGAAAAGCTGCTTCAGATAGGCACTGAAACTAGAACTGTATTGGCAACTAACAAGGATATGTTCTTAAAGGTGTATCTGTATTTCACTGAACCTGTCATGAATTCCTCTACTGAAATCTTGAACTCCATCGATATAAGTCAAGGCTCGCTCGTTCCCATAAGTGGGAGTAGCTGTGGAAAGCGTAGATTTGGCTACCAG CTCACTAATATGTCGAACATGGCTATTGTTACTGTGAGCCTGCAGTCGAACTTGGTGATCACCAGACAGGGGACCCCCGTTGCTCCTGTATCTCCAGTAACATTCCTCTATG ACTCTCGAAGACCGACTGTTAGGCTGAGCACAACATGCGACATGCGGACAAAAGAGAAAATCATTCTAGTAATGATCAAATTTATGAAGCCAGTGTTTGGTTTCAATTCATCTCATGTATCGATTTCTGGAGGGCATTTGCAGAG CTTCCAAGAGGTGACTAGGAGAAGCTACACGGCTCATATACGCGCAGATAGAGATGCCATATCCGTCTATATTCCTGAAAATGTGACATCCGATGTTTCCGGGAATGGAAATGTAGCATCTAATACCCTGCAAGTCAGGCACT ATTCAGCACCCGTTGAATCCTTGGTGGTTTCGTACTTTGCTATTGCTGCTTTTGGCGTTACAGCTTTGGTTGCCGGCTTTCTAACTGTTTCTACAGCAAGTCTGCTATCCGCTGGAGCATACTCCAAACCAAGCGCTATCTTGTGTTCCGACCCTGCCAGAAATCTTTTC AGAGTCGCATCGCATATTCAAGTCTTTGCACTGTCTAAATGGTTATCAGTCACCTTGCCCATCGAATATTATGAGCTTACAAGAGGCTTACAGTGGAGCATTCCCTATTTCAACCTCCCATGGGAGACGGGCGACCAACGTTCAGTCATGGTGGGTTCAACTTCTCCTAAGGATCGGCTGATTCTTGTTCCCAAAGGTCACGACTCAATATTCGTTGAGGGCCTTAAACCAGAAGCTGCAAATGTGAACTCACCAAAGGTTTTTGGGTTGCCTCTGAATCCTATGGAGTATGCATTTTATTTTGCG AGTGAAACTGCCATGCCAGAAGCAGAATACATCTTGGATCCACATAATTCACACGG ATGGAGAGATTTCAGCAGAAGCATGTTCTGGCTAGCTGTAACCGGAGGCGGTCTGATACTGCTCCATGCTCTACTTCTCATGATCCTAAAATTTAAGAGGGAAAACAAGGAAAAACGTAGCTATGGAGCACTCATTTTCCCAAGATTCGAGATCTTTCTTCTAATACTAGCACTACCTTGCATCTCCGAAGCATCAGCATCTCTAATCAAAG GAGCAACGCCTTCTGGCACAATCGTGGGTGTTCTCATACTAAGCCTAGTAGCGTTTGTGCTACTCTGCCTACTCATATTCCTCTCCTTTGGCATCACACTCGGAAAGCTGCTCCAATACAAAGAGGTTCACCAAGAAGGCCAAACATTCCACTGGTATCAGGAACTGATTCGAGTCACATTAGGCCCGGGCAAGAGAGGCCAATGGACATGGAAGAACGAACGTCATTCCATCTGCTTAACCATCCTAGGCCCTCTCTTTGAGGATCTAAGAGGCCCTCCTAAATACATGCTGTCACAGATCTCCGGGAGCACCATCACCAAGCCAGGCGACACGATCATTGCCTCAGACGACGAAACAGAGGATGCAGAGGCACCCTTCATACAAAAACTCTTCGGAATCCTTAGGATCTACTACACATTGCTGGAATCCGTGAGGCGAGTAGCTCTTGGCATCGTTGCAGGCGCCTACTCTCAGACATGGTCATCAAGAACTCCCACGATCGCCCTCCTCTCCATCACAGCGTTCCAGCTCTTCTTCATGGTGCTCAAGAAACCATTCATCAAGAAAAAGCTCCAGCTAGTTGAGATCATCTCCGTCACATATGAGCTTGCAATCTTCGCCTCCTGCCTCGCCCTTTTAGACCGACAGCTCACCCCCATCGACGAGAGGAGGCTAGGGATTGCAATGGTGGTGGTGTTCATACTAGCATTTCTAGTGCAAATGATCAAAGCGTGGCAGGCATTGTTCAAACAGATCAGGCAGTTGGATCCCATcgaatattcattttttattggcTTACAAAATGCAGCAATTGGATTTGCATTCTTGATCTTGCCTCATTGGTTGATCAAGAATCGGCTCAAGAGGTTTCCGATCAACAACCCCGGTGAGGGGGATAGTATGAGAAGGAACCAGAGCTCCGGGTCGAGGGAGAAGCCGTGGCTGAGGCAGATAAGAGAGATGGCAAGGTCTAGCTTCAGCAGAGAAGGAAGCAGTACAACAACTGATCCTTCATCGAGTAAGGTGAGATGGAGTGGGCTTTGGAGGAGTAAGAGAAGTGGGAGCTCGTCGGCATCGGCGTCCGCCTCAACGTCGACGGATTATAAGGCAAAGCCGATGGGATTGTACAAAGAGTTGGAAGACATTTTTGCTTCCAAATGA